Proteins from a genomic interval of Desulfofustis limnaeus:
- a CDS encoding efflux RND transporter periplasmic adaptor subunit: MQAGRLLFFCLLLAALPVAGYYLLAGPYQHQPAPPPSLLARVEERDLVVTIRTLGTLEAATAHMISSQIRGPGAKIIYLAPNGRFVAKDETLVRFDAQPFEEAVNELEAQVDNLQAALEAAHQLVEWEKNEANQRIVTAEYQHKVAQLDLRRLKEGEGPLQLAQLQDDLDDAELAMQRHRAYLQELESLAGEGIANPAELDRVREDVETLEESYRSAKRQYDSYEKYVFPVLIETARAKEQNTRLAIDQIKQAGVHKIANSEAALTQARGKLAAAEAALNKARQELVKTVLRAPFDGMIVHYETFRDGEMRPPREGDTVIVNQPILYFPDISSLTVRSRVRESDLHRIRVGQPAVVMIDAYPEESFAGTLVVIGALAKKGGQTEEKFFQVDFDLDASDERLRPGMSARVVVEIARRAQVAVLPIQAVFRDDGGDYCYRYRQGTYERLPITLGHRTEDYVEVVAGLDRGDLVSQVEPETVHPSTAGDSRGS, from the coding sequence ATGCAGGCTGGACGATTGCTCTTCTTCTGCCTCTTGCTGGCGGCGCTGCCGGTGGCCGGCTACTATTTGCTGGCCGGTCCGTACCAGCACCAGCCCGCCCCGCCACCTTCCCTCTTGGCCCGGGTGGAGGAGCGTGATCTGGTGGTGACCATCAGAACGCTCGGTACGCTGGAGGCGGCCACCGCGCATATGATCTCTTCCCAAATCAGGGGGCCGGGGGCCAAGATCATCTACCTGGCGCCCAATGGGCGTTTCGTCGCCAAGGACGAGACCCTTGTTCGCTTCGATGCTCAGCCGTTCGAGGAAGCGGTCAACGAACTGGAGGCCCAGGTGGACAATCTCCAGGCTGCCCTGGAGGCTGCTCACCAGCTAGTTGAATGGGAGAAGAACGAGGCGAATCAGCGGATCGTCACCGCCGAGTACCAGCACAAGGTGGCTCAACTGGATTTGAGACGGCTGAAGGAGGGGGAAGGACCGCTGCAGCTTGCCCAGCTCCAGGATGACTTGGACGATGCGGAGTTGGCTATGCAGCGGCATCGCGCCTATCTGCAGGAGCTGGAGAGCCTGGCCGGCGAGGGAATCGCCAATCCGGCCGAGTTGGACCGGGTGCGGGAGGACGTGGAAACCCTCGAGGAGAGCTATCGGTCGGCAAAACGGCAGTACGACAGCTACGAAAAGTATGTCTTTCCGGTATTGATCGAGACGGCTCGGGCCAAGGAACAAAATACCCGACTGGCCATCGACCAGATCAAACAGGCCGGGGTGCATAAGATCGCCAATAGCGAGGCAGCCCTGACCCAGGCCCGCGGCAAGCTGGCAGCCGCCGAAGCGGCGCTGAACAAGGCTCGGCAGGAGTTGGTCAAGACCGTGCTGCGGGCGCCTTTCGACGGCATGATCGTGCATTATGAGACGTTTCGCGACGGAGAGATGCGCCCGCCGCGGGAGGGAGACACCGTTATCGTCAACCAGCCGATCCTGTATTTCCCGGATATCTCCAGCCTCACGGTGCGGAGCCGGGTGCGGGAGTCGGACCTGCATCGCATCCGGGTCGGCCAGCCGGCGGTTGTCATGATCGACGCCTATCCGGAGGAGTCGTTTGCCGGCACCCTGGTGGTGATCGGCGCACTGGCAAAAAAGGGCGGCCAGACGGAGGAAAAGTTTTTTCAGGTGGATTTTGACCTGGACGCCTCCGATGAGCGGCTCCGGCCCGGCATGTCGGCCCGGGTGGTGGTGGAGATCGCCCGGCGTGCGCAGGTGGCGGTTCTGCCGATTCAGGCGGTGTTTCGCGATGACGGCGGTGATTATTGTTATCGGTACCGGCAGGGCACCTACGAACGGCTACCGATTACGCTTGGCCACCGCACTGAGGATTATGTGGAAGTCGTTGCCGGGCTGGACCGCGGTGATCTGGTATCCCAGGTGGAGCCGGAAACGGTCCACCCTTCTACCGCCGGCGATTCGAGGGGCTCGTGA
- a CDS encoding ABC transporter ATP-binding protein — protein MIVQLRRLVHHYRRGAGTVPVLEELELDLERGDYLAVMGTSGCGKSTLLHILGCLLRPSGGSYRFDGEEVGGLPERELARLRSRRIAHIFQMFYLLPQLDVVHNVALPFLYRDDLDEEQARSRVDQAIDRVGLGHRRSHRPAELSGGEMQRTAIARALAAGPDLILADEPTGNLDERSSGEILALLGEMNDDGHTIVMVTHDRHVAACAGRRVSLRHGKLCHD, from the coding sequence GTGATCGTTCAGCTGCGCCGCCTGGTCCATCACTACCGGCGTGGTGCCGGTACGGTCCCGGTGCTCGAAGAACTTGAGCTCGACCTGGAGCGTGGCGATTATCTGGCCGTGATGGGCACCTCCGGATGCGGCAAATCAACGCTGCTGCATATCCTCGGCTGTCTGCTGCGTCCCAGCGGCGGCAGCTACCGGTTTGACGGCGAGGAGGTGGGCGGGCTCCCGGAAAGGGAGCTGGCCCGTTTGCGGTCGCGGCGTATCGCCCATATATTTCAGATGTTTTATCTGTTACCGCAACTCGATGTCGTGCATAATGTCGCTCTGCCGTTTCTCTACCGGGACGATCTCGACGAGGAGCAGGCTCGAAGCCGCGTCGATCAGGCGATCGATCGGGTCGGCCTGGGCCATCGCCGGTCGCATCGGCCGGCCGAATTGTCCGGCGGCGAGATGCAGCGGACGGCCATTGCCCGAGCGTTGGCCGCCGGGCCTGACTTGATTCTGGCCGATGAACCGACCGGCAACCTGGACGAACGCAGCAGCGGCGAGATCCTTGCTCTGCTCGGTGAGATGAACGACGACGGCCACACCATCGTCATGGTCACCCATGATCGCCATGTGGCCGCCTGCGCCGGGCGCCGGGTGTCATTGCGCCACGGCAAGCTCTGCCATGACTGA
- a CDS encoding ABC transporter permease: MTEHFSASIRTAFHSLRLHKLRSILSIVGVVCGVSTVLAILAIGAGAEAETMRRIGRLGLANIYLRADNLSDEQLSRARRFHSRGLQASDLERLQTTGLPIRRTAAVREQRADPVGFPDGLAPRVVEATRDYLAILGLRLAIGRFLADRDLADANRVCVLGWSVARSLGADGRPGATLRLGAELWTVVGVIARQGDDPLEAGRISLQNIDNMIIVPLGTMARADWVEPVSELVIELRSAERIEDSLAVLVNTVRAAHNGVDDFSAIVPHQLLAQARTMQRLFGVVFGAIGGLSLVIGGIGIMNIMLAGVSERVREIGLRRAVGARPGHLVVQFLSEAMLLTACGGVLGLAGGAALASAVSWYAGWPVLFSPLTVVLPLAMALITGCLFGLYPAVKAARMDPLQALGYGA, translated from the coding sequence ATGACTGAACACTTCTCTGCCAGTATCCGCACCGCCTTCCACTCTCTGCGGTTGCACAAATTACGCTCCATCCTCAGCATCGTCGGCGTGGTGTGCGGGGTCTCCACCGTGCTGGCGATTCTGGCCATCGGGGCCGGAGCGGAGGCCGAGACGATGCGACGGATCGGCCGGCTTGGCTTGGCCAACATCTATCTTCGTGCCGACAACCTCAGCGATGAACAGTTGAGCCGGGCTCGCCGCTTTCATTCTCGCGGCCTCCAGGCCTCCGATCTGGAGCGCTTGCAGACCACCGGCCTGCCAATCCGCCGGACGGCAGCGGTCCGGGAGCAGCGAGCCGATCCAGTCGGTTTTCCGGATGGCTTGGCACCGCGGGTGGTTGAGGCGACCAGGGACTATCTGGCGATCCTCGGCCTGCGTCTGGCGATCGGCCGATTTCTCGCCGATCGGGACCTGGCCGATGCCAATCGTGTCTGTGTTCTCGGTTGGTCGGTGGCTCGATCTTTAGGAGCCGACGGGAGGCCGGGGGCGACTCTGCGCCTGGGCGCGGAGCTATGGACGGTGGTCGGTGTCATCGCCCGCCAGGGTGACGACCCGCTGGAGGCTGGCCGGATCTCGCTGCAGAACATCGACAACATGATTATCGTGCCGCTGGGGACCATGGCGCGGGCCGACTGGGTCGAACCGGTCAGTGAGTTGGTCATCGAACTGCGGTCTGCCGAGCGGATCGAGGACTCGTTGGCGGTTCTGGTCAACACCGTGCGTGCCGCCCACAACGGCGTTGACGACTTCAGTGCCATCGTGCCCCACCAATTGCTGGCTCAAGCCCGCACCATGCAGCGCTTGTTTGGCGTCGTCTTCGGGGCGATTGGCGGGTTGTCCCTGGTGATCGGCGGCATCGGCATCATGAATATCATGCTGGCCGGAGTCTCCGAACGGGTGCGGGAAATTGGTTTGCGCCGGGCCGTCGGGGCCCGGCCCGGCCATCTCGTCGTTCAGTTTCTCAGTGAAGCGATGCTTCTCACCGCCTGTGGCGGCGTTCTCGGGCTGGCCGGCGGAGCAGCATTGGCCTCTGCCGTTTCCTGGTATGCCGGCTGGCCGGTGCTTTTCTCGCCGCTAACCGTGGTCCTGCCCCTGGCCATGGCTTTGATCACCGGCTGCCTGTTCGGCTTGTATCCGGCCGTCAAGGCGGCGCGCATGGACCCGCTGCAGGCTCTCGGCTACGGGGCTTGA
- a CDS encoding CsgG/HfaB family protein, giving the protein MKHRSLFRFLCSSVLFLYVSSTAQAGQVITPDDRTWAKEALSRQTQPAAAESSKSIAILNFHNRTGQKRLDALQKGLALLVINDLAKIDSVTVIERTKMQAVIDAMQTGTGGSGLLDDSAALTAGKALQAYYMVNGAVTEGALEQLEASAALIDVPFGNRIDLPTSAGPEQEFYRIQKDVTFHVIDALNIYLPPQLRRSLEVPSSASTTALLAFFLGVDHSDHGEYRQAAEMYTRALAEDPTLDLAREALQELEDLNLLAVAVEAPVTEEPEPIPAPQEKSEMSTGMKTGLAVAAVAGGVALLAAAGGGGSGGGDDTPPPPANDNPTVAIDQTNVTCGEDAVVFTFSEPMDTRFGYAESSDSSFTVNGSWLDVQHYRASWSGLDTFCSDTDAPESVRLTLTNFQAEDGAPLSGQTSFTLEFEDMTL; this is encoded by the coding sequence ATGAAACACCGCTCGTTGTTCCGATTCCTCTGCAGCTCCGTTCTCTTTCTGTATGTCTCATCGACAGCCCAGGCCGGGCAGGTCATTACACCGGACGACCGGACCTGGGCCAAAGAGGCGTTGAGCCGACAAACGCAGCCGGCCGCCGCCGAGAGCTCGAAGAGCATTGCCATTCTCAACTTTCACAACCGGACCGGCCAGAAGCGGTTGGATGCCCTGCAGAAAGGGCTGGCCCTGCTGGTGATCAACGATCTGGCAAAGATCGATTCGGTCACCGTGATCGAGCGCACCAAAATGCAAGCGGTCATTGATGCGATGCAAACCGGCACCGGAGGTTCGGGCCTGCTCGATGACAGTGCCGCCCTGACTGCCGGCAAGGCGCTGCAGGCATATTACATGGTGAACGGAGCCGTCACTGAAGGGGCATTGGAACAACTGGAGGCGTCCGCTGCGCTGATCGACGTCCCGTTCGGCAACCGGATCGATCTGCCGACCTCGGCCGGCCCGGAGCAGGAATTTTACCGCATCCAGAAAGACGTGACGTTCCATGTGATCGACGCGCTCAACATCTACCTGCCACCGCAACTGCGCCGTAGCCTGGAAGTGCCCTCATCAGCCAGCACCACCGCTCTGCTTGCCTTTTTCCTCGGCGTAGACCATTCCGACCACGGTGAGTACCGGCAAGCTGCCGAGATGTACACCCGGGCATTGGCCGAAGACCCGACTCTCGATCTGGCCCGCGAGGCGCTCCAAGAACTTGAAGACTTGAACCTGCTTGCCGTGGCGGTAGAGGCTCCGGTCACAGAAGAACCGGAACCGATTCCAGCGCCCCAGGAAAAAAGCGAAATGAGCACCGGGATGAAAACCGGCCTGGCCGTCGCCGCCGTTGCCGGCGGCGTTGCCCTGCTGGCTGCCGCCGGCGGTGGCGGCAGCGGTGGCGGCGACGACACGCCCCCGCCGCCGGCCAATGATAATCCGACCGTCGCCATTGATCAGACCAACGTGACCTGTGGCGAGGATGCCGTCGTCTTCACCTTCTCGGAACCGATGGATACGCGCTTCGGCTATGCGGAGAGCAGCGATTCGTCCTTCACCGTCAACGGCTCATGGCTCGACGTGCAGCACTATCGGGCCAGTTGGAGCGGCTTGGATACGTTCTGCAGCGACACCGATGCCCCCGAATCGGTGCGGCTCACCCTGACCAATTTCCAGGCTGAGGATGGCGCACCGCTGAGCGGGCAGACCAGCTTTACGCTGGAGTTCGAGGACATGACGCTGTAA
- a CDS encoding ATP-binding protein, translating to MEAIGRLAGGVAHDFNNMLGVILGHVDMAMEDLPTGDPLHNSLQEINRAAERSAKLTRQLLAFARKQMASPRVIDLNDIVSATASLLQRLIGESIKLVWRPGAYVHPVKLDPTQLEQILVNLCINARDAIDNMGQIIIETGNTSVDDISTCTINECLPGDYAILRVRDNGCGMDQDTMTNLFEPFFTTKDIGKGTGLGLATVYGIVRQNNGFIKVESEVRQGATFTIYLPRHHVEPESSPNTPDRESDRTPDTILLVEDEQMNLTMVKLILERQGFRVITALTPNEAIIRANEHEGDIRLLLTDVVMPEMNGRDLAIRLLNRHPGIKVLYMSGYTDDIIARHGVLEEGLHFIQKPFTSGALIAHVKKMLDQDNAPN from the coding sequence CTGGAAGCGATTGGACGGCTTGCGGGCGGAGTGGCGCATGATTTCAATAACATGTTAGGCGTGATCCTCGGCCATGTGGACATGGCCATGGAAGACCTGCCCACCGGCGATCCGCTGCATAACAGCCTGCAGGAAATAAACCGGGCCGCCGAACGCTCAGCCAAACTGACCAGGCAATTACTGGCCTTTGCCCGGAAGCAGATGGCCTCTCCCCGGGTCATCGATCTCAACGACATTGTCAGTGCCACCGCCAGTCTGTTGCAACGCCTCATTGGCGAAAGTATCAAGCTGGTCTGGCGACCAGGTGCATACGTGCACCCGGTCAAGCTGGACCCCACCCAACTCGAACAGATCCTGGTCAATCTCTGCATCAACGCCCGAGATGCAATCGATAACATGGGGCAGATCATCATTGAGACGGGCAACACATCGGTCGATGACATCTCCACCTGCACCATCAACGAGTGTCTACCCGGAGACTACGCAATCCTGCGGGTCAGAGACAACGGCTGCGGCATGGACCAAGACACCATGACCAACTTGTTCGAACCGTTTTTCACGACGAAGGACATCGGCAAGGGAACCGGTCTCGGCCTGGCCACCGTCTACGGGATCGTACGCCAGAATAACGGCTTCATCAAGGTGGAAAGCGAGGTGCGGCAGGGGGCCACGTTCACCATCTACCTGCCGCGACACCACGTCGAGCCCGAATCGTCTCCCAACACACCGGATCGGGAGTCGGACCGCACGCCTGATACCATCCTTCTGGTGGAAGATGAACAAATGAACCTGACCATGGTGAAACTCATCCTCGAACGCCAGGGTTTTCGGGTCATCACCGCCCTCACGCCGAACGAGGCGATCATACGGGCCAATGAGCATGAGGGCGATATCCGATTGCTTCTGACCGACGTGGTGATGCCGGAGATGAATGGTCGGGACCTGGCCATCCGGCTGCTCAACCGCCATCCTGGCATCAAAGTCCTCTATATGTCAGGATATACCGATGACATCATTGCCCGCCACGGGGTCCTCGAAGAGGGACTGCACTTCATTCAGAAACCGTTCACCAGTGGCGCCCTGATAGCACACGTCAAGAAAATGCTTGACCAGGACAACGCCCCCAACTGA